In the genome of Microbacterium saperdae, one region contains:
- a CDS encoding ABC transporter family substrate-binding protein, with amino-acid sequence MKQHKLMGTLAFGAALALTLGGCAANTGNNGDGNGEEATGVDAADYNPQPRENLKEGGTVNFPINEVPEQLNSFNSDASSDTARLAAWYTPQILLMEPDGTPYKNDAYLDEWKSEVVDGKTQLTFTFTDKAHWNDGTDMDWTAIDATWKANRSFDEGYNPNATDGYKEIESVEQGDSPKTAIVTFKSEFAWPKMPFLTGIMHPAINTPELFNEAYIDDLHPEWGAGPYTVDEFDANSDFVSFKPNPEWWGNAPLLDKVTFQGMDAAASINAFKNGEIDSVGTATKDRLAQVKDMKDVVTYRAQQTANTLLQVDSDKPQFEDIKVREAFFLAVDREQQKQIAWNGLNYKEDPAGSFTLFSFQPGYSDALAEAGWSHDVDKANKLLDDAGWVAGSDGIREKDGVKLSVTYPIFSDDPTQEALAKALQAQEKEVGIDVKIDVRSSQDFSTDYTTKNWDIVGLRFTSSDPFGAAWFCQLYCSDSGLNLSATGSEEIDNRIHDEVESISDPEKQTAAAMKLEAEIFAETWGIIPLYNGPSIVTAKKGLANLTPEPYVGQDLFGVQPVENVGWEK; translated from the coding sequence ATGAAGCAGCACAAGCTGATGGGCACGCTGGCATTCGGCGCCGCCCTCGCGCTCACCCTCGGTGGGTGCGCTGCCAACACCGGAAACAACGGTGACGGCAACGGCGAAGAGGCCACTGGCGTCGACGCAGCGGACTACAACCCGCAGCCGCGCGAGAACCTCAAGGAAGGTGGCACCGTCAACTTCCCGATCAACGAGGTTCCGGAGCAGCTGAACTCGTTCAACAGCGACGCGAGCTCGGACACCGCCCGCCTTGCCGCGTGGTACACGCCGCAGATCCTGCTCATGGAGCCGGACGGCACGCCGTACAAGAACGACGCGTACCTCGACGAGTGGAAGTCGGAAGTCGTCGACGGCAAGACCCAGCTCACCTTCACCTTCACGGACAAGGCGCACTGGAACGACGGCACCGACATGGACTGGACCGCCATCGACGCGACGTGGAAGGCGAACCGCTCCTTCGACGAGGGCTACAACCCGAACGCGACCGACGGCTACAAGGAGATCGAGTCGGTGGAGCAGGGCGACTCGCCCAAGACCGCCATCGTGACCTTCAAGAGCGAGTTCGCCTGGCCGAAGATGCCGTTCCTGACGGGCATCATGCACCCGGCGATCAACACGCCCGAGCTCTTCAACGAGGCGTACATCGACGACCTGCACCCCGAGTGGGGCGCGGGCCCGTACACGGTCGACGAGTTCGACGCGAACAGCGACTTCGTCTCGTTCAAGCCGAACCCCGAGTGGTGGGGCAACGCACCGCTTCTCGACAAGGTCACGTTCCAGGGCATGGACGCCGCCGCGTCGATCAACGCCTTCAAGAACGGCGAGATCGACTCCGTCGGCACCGCCACGAAGGACCGCCTGGCACAGGTCAAGGACATGAAGGATGTCGTGACCTACCGTGCACAGCAGACCGCGAACACCCTGCTGCAGGTCGACTCCGACAAGCCGCAGTTCGAGGACATCAAGGTCCGTGAGGCCTTCTTCCTCGCGGTCGACCGCGAGCAGCAGAAGCAGATCGCCTGGAACGGCCTGAACTACAAGGAGGACCCGGCAGGTTCCTTCACGCTGTTCTCGTTCCAGCCCGGCTACAGCGACGCACTGGCTGAAGCCGGTTGGTCGCACGACGTCGACAAGGCCAACAAGCTGCTCGACGACGCAGGCTGGGTTGCCGGCTCCGACGGGATCCGCGAGAAGGACGGCGTGAAGCTGTCCGTCACGTACCCGATCTTCAGCGACGACCCGACCCAGGAGGCACTGGCGAAGGCGCTGCAGGCGCAGGAGAAGGAAGTCGGAATCGACGTCAAGATCGACGTCCGTTCCTCGCAGGACTTCTCGACGGACTACACGACCAAGAACTGGGACATCGTGGGGCTCCGCTTCACCTCGTCCGACCCGTTCGGTGCCGCGTGGTTCTGCCAGCTCTACTGCTCCGACAGCGGTCTGAACCTCTCGGCCACCGGCTCTGAGGAGATCGACAACCGCATCCACGACGAGGTCGAGTCGATCTCCGACCCGGAGAAGCAGACGGCTGCCGCCATGAAGCTCGAGGCGGAGATCTTCGCCGAGACCTGGGGCATCATCCCGCTGTACAACGGCCCGTCCATCGTGACGGCCAAGAAGGGCCTGGCGAACCTCACGCCCGAGCCCTACGTCGGTCAGGACCTGTTCGGTGTCCAGCCGGTGGAGAACGT
- a CDS encoding ABC transporter ATP-binding protein, with the protein MSTVLSVRDLRVSFASEAGRVDAVRGVSFDLEAGKTLGIVGESGSGKSVTSLAIMGLLDENAKVTGSIMFDGQELLGKNDTQLSAIRGNGIAMIFQDPLTSLTPVYTIGDQLIEALTVHRSLSKKEAWARSIELLNLVGIPEPEKRMKAFPHEFSGGMRQRVVIAIAMANNPKLIIADEPTTALDVTIQAQILDLIEKAQKETGAAVMMITHDMGVVARTADDVMVMYAGKPVEQAPVRELFHQTRMPYSIGLLGAIPRVDKAEKQPLIPVKGNPPLLINLPDACPFADRCPIVMDACRTREPELLPVSTGVISTGTGGTPSGSTHLAACIRANEIEDGGILGGLPVYPVREIPESALTRTPREERPITLEVRNLTKTFPLLKGAFLKRKVGEVHAVKGISFDVREGETMAIVGESGSGKTTTLLQIMDMVKQTDGDIVIAGTSVNDIHSHKVERALRRDIQIVFQDPMGALDPRMTVADIISEPLSAIGTPKEEANRRVDELMDIVGLNPAHSDRFPQAFSGGQRQRIGIARALSTNPKIVVLDEPVSALDVSIQAGVINLLDELKVKLGLSYLFVAHDLSVVRHIADRVAVMYLGDFVEHGDVDDVFDNPQHPYTKALLSAIPVPDPDIERTRQRIVFDPTTLTDVPVIR; encoded by the coding sequence ATGAGCACCGTACTCTCCGTCCGCGACCTCAGGGTCAGCTTCGCTTCCGAGGCGGGGCGCGTCGACGCCGTGCGCGGCGTCTCCTTCGATCTGGAGGCCGGCAAGACTCTCGGCATCGTGGGCGAGTCCGGCTCCGGCAAGTCCGTGACCTCGCTGGCGATCATGGGGCTTCTCGATGAGAACGCCAAGGTCACCGGCTCGATCATGTTCGACGGGCAGGAGCTCCTCGGCAAGAACGACACGCAGCTGTCCGCGATCCGCGGCAACGGCATCGCGATGATCTTCCAGGACCCGCTGACCTCGCTCACCCCGGTGTACACGATCGGCGACCAGTTGATCGAGGCCCTCACGGTGCACCGCAGCCTCAGCAAGAAGGAGGCATGGGCGCGTTCGATCGAACTGCTCAACCTCGTCGGCATCCCCGAGCCCGAGAAGCGGATGAAGGCGTTCCCCCACGAGTTCTCGGGCGGTATGCGTCAGCGCGTCGTGATCGCGATCGCGATGGCGAACAACCCGAAGCTCATCATCGCCGACGAGCCGACCACGGCGCTCGACGTGACGATCCAGGCTCAGATCCTCGATCTGATCGAGAAGGCGCAGAAGGAGACCGGCGCCGCGGTGATGATGATCACCCACGACATGGGTGTCGTCGCCCGCACTGCGGATGACGTCATGGTGATGTACGCCGGGAAGCCTGTCGAGCAGGCCCCTGTGCGTGAGCTGTTCCACCAGACGAGGATGCCGTACTCGATCGGTCTCCTGGGTGCCATCCCCCGTGTCGACAAGGCAGAGAAGCAGCCGTTGATCCCGGTCAAGGGCAACCCGCCGCTGTTGATCAACCTGCCGGATGCATGCCCGTTCGCCGATCGCTGCCCGATCGTGATGGACGCCTGCCGCACTCGCGAACCCGAGCTGCTCCCGGTCTCCACCGGTGTCATCTCCACCGGGACCGGCGGCACTCCGTCCGGATCCACCCACCTCGCCGCGTGCATCCGCGCGAACGAGATCGAAGACGGCGGCATCCTCGGTGGCCTCCCCGTGTACCCGGTCCGCGAGATCCCGGAGAGTGCGCTGACCCGCACACCCCGTGAGGAGCGTCCGATCACCCTCGAGGTCAGGAACCTGACCAAGACCTTCCCGCTCCTCAAGGGCGCCTTCCTCAAGCGCAAGGTCGGTGAGGTCCATGCGGTCAAGGGCATCAGCTTCGACGTGCGCGAGGGCGAGACGATGGCGATCGTCGGGGAGTCCGGCAGCGGCAAGACGACGACTCTTCTGCAGATCATGGACATGGTCAAACAGACGGACGGCGACATCGTCATCGCCGGCACGAGCGTGAACGACATCCACAGCCACAAGGTGGAACGCGCCCTGCGACGCGACATCCAGATCGTGTTCCAGGACCCCATGGGCGCACTCGACCCGCGCATGACGGTTGCCGACATCATCTCGGAGCCGCTCTCCGCGATCGGCACGCCGAAGGAGGAGGCGAACCGTCGCGTCGACGAGCTGATGGACATCGTGGGCCTCAATCCCGCGCACAGCGATCGCTTCCCGCAGGCGTTCTCCGGTGGTCAGCGACAGCGCATCGGCATCGCCCGCGCCCTGTCGACGAACCCGAAGATCGTCGTGCTCGACGAGCCCGTCTCGGCGCTCGACGTGTCGATCCAGGCCGGGGTGATCAACCTGCTCGATGAGCTCAAGGTCAAGCTCGGACTGTCCTATCTGTTCGTCGCCCACGACCTCTCCGTGGTCCGACACATCGCAGATCGCGTGGCGGTCATGTATCTCGGCGACTTCGTCGAGCACGGCGATGTCGATGACGTCTTCGACAATCCGCAGCACCCGTACACCAAGGCATTGCTGTCGGCGATCCCGGTTCCGGATCCCGATATCGAGCGCACACGGCAGCGGATCGTCTTCGATCCGACGACGCTCACGGACGTCCCCGTCATCCGGTGA
- a CDS encoding ABC transporter permease gives MTTEMIDPTIQPPVGPDTTAARTPRKRMSKWSLYYRRFMRNRPAVGGIIIFIALVLFAVIAPLLAKYSFTDLDFLNLSTPPSAEHWFGTTSSGNDTFAQTAVGLQRSLMIALTVSIGTTVISAVVGTAAAYFRGWTERITLLIIHFMMVIPSFLILSLISNKSGGDWRIIALIMIFVIGWYFPARVIWTMALSLREREYVQAARYMGVRGMVIVFRHMLPNIGSLLVINFTLGVVTAVTTETGLSFLGFGVKIPDVSLGSLIGSGANTITSAPWLFYFPAAALTLLTVSMALIADGLRDALDPTSAAGGRA, from the coding sequence ATGACCACCGAAATGATCGACCCCACGATCCAGCCGCCGGTCGGCCCCGACACCACCGCCGCGCGCACGCCGCGCAAGCGCATGTCGAAGTGGTCCCTGTACTACCGGCGCTTCATGCGCAACCGTCCCGCCGTGGGCGGCATCATCATCTTCATCGCACTGGTGCTGTTCGCCGTGATCGCGCCTCTCCTCGCGAAGTACAGCTTCACGGATCTCGACTTCCTCAACCTCAGCACTCCGCCGTCGGCAGAGCACTGGTTCGGGACGACCTCGTCGGGGAACGACACGTTCGCCCAGACCGCCGTCGGCCTGCAGCGGTCGCTCATGATCGCCCTCACCGTATCGATCGGCACGACCGTCATCTCTGCGGTCGTCGGCACGGCCGCCGCCTACTTCCGCGGATGGACCGAGCGCATCACGCTCCTGATCATCCACTTCATGATGGTGATCCCGAGCTTCCTGATCCTGTCGCTCATCTCGAACAAGTCCGGTGGAGACTGGCGCATCATCGCCCTGATCATGATCTTCGTGATCGGCTGGTACTTCCCCGCACGAGTGATCTGGACCATGGCGCTCTCGCTCCGTGAGCGCGAGTATGTGCAGGCGGCCCGCTACATGGGCGTCCGTGGCATGGTCATCGTTTTCCGCCACATGCTGCCGAACATCGGCTCGCTGCTCGTCATCAACTTCACGCTCGGCGTCGTCACGGCCGTCACCACCGAGACCGGCCTCTCGTTCCTCGGCTTCGGCGTGAAGATCCCCGACGTGTCGCTGGGCTCGCTGATCGGCTCGGGCGCCAACACGATCACCAGCGCACCCTGGCTGTTCTACTTCCCCGCCGCGGCGCTGACGCTGCTGACCGTATCGATGGCACTCATCGCCGACGGTCTGCGCGACGCACTCGATCCCACTTCGGCTGCAGGAGGCCGCGCATGA
- a CDS encoding ABC transporter permease, giving the protein MIKYLLRRSLGWLLMIVVATNLTYFLAWGFLDPKNNFVGRRPPLSPEQIDQQLIPKNLSDTVPLIERWWTWLSNILLRWDWGVSPTGGSVNEQVAYRMWISAELVLGATIISTILGIALGVYTASRQYKLADRIGQATSIITMNVNIVVAALALVLLAINFNEWVGVRVFYVTGSSSKGVEGFFPVLVDALQHLVLPTIALVIVGYANIHFLQRSLLLDNIGADYVRTARAKGLTKPQAIRKHALRTSMIPVATQVAFTIPAIFTGAVLTETIFAWNGMGRYFVDALGKNDINATVAIAAFGAVLTAIGAILADMAVVVLDPRVRVS; this is encoded by the coding sequence TTGATCAAGTACCTCTTGCGCCGATCACTCGGCTGGCTGCTGATGATCGTGGTCGCGACGAACCTCACCTATTTCCTGGCGTGGGGCTTCCTCGATCCGAAGAACAACTTCGTCGGCCGACGCCCTCCGCTCTCCCCCGAGCAGATCGATCAGCAGCTCATCCCGAAGAACCTGAGCGACACCGTCCCGCTCATCGAGCGCTGGTGGACCTGGCTGTCGAACATCCTGCTGCGCTGGGACTGGGGCGTGAGCCCCACCGGCGGATCGGTCAACGAGCAGGTCGCCTACCGCATGTGGATCAGCGCGGAGCTCGTGCTCGGCGCGACGATCATCTCCACGATCCTCGGCATCGCGCTCGGCGTGTACACCGCTTCCCGCCAGTACAAGCTCGCCGACCGCATCGGCCAGGCGACCTCGATCATCACCATGAACGTCAATATCGTCGTCGCCGCTCTCGCCCTGGTGCTCTTGGCCATCAACTTCAACGAGTGGGTCGGCGTCCGCGTCTTCTACGTCACGGGTAGCTCCTCGAAGGGGGTCGAGGGCTTCTTCCCCGTCCTTGTCGATGCCTTGCAACACCTCGTGTTGCCGACCATCGCCCTGGTCATCGTCGGGTACGCGAACATCCACTTCCTGCAGCGCTCCCTGCTGCTCGACAACATCGGCGCCGACTACGTGCGCACGGCCAGGGCCAAGGGACTCACGAAGCCGCAGGCCATCCGCAAGCACGCGCTGCGCACCTCGATGATCCCGGTCGCGACGCAGGTCGCCTTCACCATCCCCGCGATCTTCACGGGCGCGGTGCTGACCGAGACGATCTTCGCGTGGAACGGCATGGGCCGCTACTTCGTCGATGCACTGGGAAAGAACGACATCAACGCGACGGTCGCCATCGCCGCATTCGGCGCGGTGCTGACCGCCATCGGAGCGATCCTGGCGGACATGGCCGTCGTCGTCCTCGACCCGCGAGTGAGGGTGAGCTGA
- the lepA gene encoding translation elongation factor 4 yields MSPRALTPLQPAATPSAQIRNFCIIAHIDHGKSTLADRMLQITGAVSERDMRAQYLDRMDIERERGITIKSQAVRMPWELGGETFALNMIDTPGHVDFTYEVSRSLAACEGAILLVDAAQGIEAQTLANLYLALENDLHIIPVLNKIDLPAADPEKYAKELASLIGGKPEDVLRVSGKTGVGVQELLDRLVQEIPAPRGDSDAPARAMIFDSVYDAYRGVVTYVRMIDGSLSPRERIQMMSTGANHELLEIGVSSPEPIPSKGLGVGEVGYLITGVKDVRLSKVGDTVTTARKPATDALPGYTDPKPMVFSGLYPIDGSDYAELREALDKLKLSDASLVYEPETSVALGFGFRCGFLGLLHLEIITERLAREFDLDLITTAPSVIYEVLTSDTGETVTVTNPSEYPDGRIGSVSEPMVKAAILLPKDYVGTVMELCQSRRGTLLGMEYFSEERVELRYNIPLGEIVFDFFDQLKSKTQGYASLDYEPSGQQEADLVKVDILLQGEKVDAFSSIVHRDKAYSYGTMMAERLRKLIPRQQFEVPIQAAIGARIIARETIRAIRKDVLAKCYGGDITRKRKLLEKQKEGKKRMKMVGRVEVPQEAFIAALSGDVDGKDKK; encoded by the coding sequence ATGTCACCACGCGCCCTCACTCCTCTTCAGCCTGCCGCGACGCCTTCGGCGCAGATCCGCAATTTCTGCATCATCGCGCACATCGATCACGGCAAGTCGACCCTCGCCGACCGCATGCTCCAGATCACCGGGGCCGTCTCGGAGCGGGACATGCGAGCTCAGTACCTCGACCGCATGGACATCGAGCGCGAGCGCGGCATCACCATCAAGAGCCAGGCCGTGCGGATGCCGTGGGAGCTGGGCGGTGAGACCTTCGCGCTCAACATGATCGACACCCCCGGTCACGTCGACTTCACCTATGAGGTGTCCCGTTCCCTCGCCGCGTGTGAAGGTGCGATCCTCCTCGTCGATGCGGCCCAGGGGATCGAGGCGCAGACGCTCGCCAACCTCTATCTGGCGCTCGAGAACGACCTGCACATCATCCCGGTGCTGAACAAGATCGACCTTCCCGCCGCCGACCCCGAGAAGTACGCCAAGGAGCTGGCCTCGCTGATCGGTGGCAAGCCGGAGGACGTGCTCCGCGTCTCGGGCAAGACCGGCGTCGGCGTCCAGGAACTGCTGGACCGCCTCGTGCAGGAGATCCCGGCGCCCCGGGGGGATTCGGATGCGCCGGCGCGCGCCATGATCTTCGACTCGGTGTACGACGCCTATCGCGGTGTCGTCACCTACGTGCGCATGATCGACGGCAGCCTCTCGCCCCGCGAGCGGATCCAGATGATGTCGACCGGTGCCAATCACGAGCTTCTCGAGATCGGGGTGTCCAGCCCCGAACCGATCCCGTCCAAGGGGCTCGGCGTCGGCGAGGTGGGGTACCTGATCACCGGCGTGAAGGACGTGCGTCTGTCGAAGGTCGGCGACACGGTCACGACCGCGCGCAAGCCGGCGACCGATGCTCTTCCCGGCTACACGGACCCCAAGCCGATGGTGTTCTCCGGCCTGTACCCGATCGACGGCAGCGACTACGCGGAGTTGCGTGAGGCGCTCGACAAGCTCAAGCTGTCCGATGCCTCCCTCGTCTACGAGCCCGAGACGTCTGTCGCCCTCGGCTTCGGCTTCCGCTGTGGATTCCTGGGACTGCTGCACCTCGAGATCATCACCGAGCGGCTGGCGCGCGAGTTCGACCTCGACCTGATCACCACCGCGCCCAGTGTGATCTACGAGGTTCTGACCTCGGACACCGGCGAGACGGTCACCGTCACGAACCCCAGCGAGTACCCGGACGGCCGCATCGGCTCGGTCTCGGAGCCGATGGTGAAGGCCGCCATCCTGCTGCCCAAGGACTACGTGGGCACGGTCATGGAACTCTGCCAGTCGCGCCGGGGGACGTTGCTGGGCATGGAGTACTTCTCCGAGGAGCGCGTCGAGCTGCGCTACAACATCCCTCTCGGTGAGATCGTCTTCGACTTCTTTGACCAGCTGAAGTCGAAGACCCAGGGGTACGCGTCGCTCGACTACGAGCCGTCGGGCCAGCAGGAGGCCGACCTCGTGAAGGTCGACATCCTCCTCCAGGGCGAGAAGGTCGATGCTTTCAGCTCGATCGTCCACCGGGACAAGGCCTACAGCTACGGAACGATGATGGCGGAGCGGCTGCGCAAGCTGATTCCCCGGCAGCAGTTCGAGGTGCCGATCCAGGCCGCCATCGGTGCACGCATCATCGCTCGCGAGACGATCCGCGCGATCCGCAAGGACGTGCTCGCCAAGTGCTACGGCGGTGACATCACCCGAAAGCGCAAGCTCCTCGAGAAGCAGAAAGAGGGCAAGAAGCGCATGAAGATGGTGGGCCGCGTCGAGGTTCCCCAGGAGGCGTTCATCGCGGCGCTCTCCGGCGACGTCGACGGCAAGGACAAGAAGTAG
- a CDS encoding DUF1990 family protein: MPFPAYERGTTRHPLDAVPAGLRLTERSVVVPPRARDAVAALVSSWEFKRRAGFEVPADAPAADGEGILAKRMFGIRFAEPVRVVWAGRDGFGYETRPGHPLYGEESFVLDADGVFTARSLSCPSNLFWRLAAPALRVLQLSVSRAYIRIVQSEIATASR, encoded by the coding sequence ATGCCATTCCCGGCGTATGAGCGGGGGACGACCCGTCATCCGCTCGATGCTGTCCCGGCGGGGCTGCGGCTCACCGAGCGATCCGTCGTGGTTCCGCCGAGAGCCCGCGACGCGGTCGCCGCGCTGGTGAGCTCGTGGGAGTTCAAGCGACGAGCAGGGTTCGAGGTCCCTGCGGACGCTCCCGCGGCTGATGGGGAGGGGATCCTCGCGAAGCGGATGTTCGGCATCCGGTTCGCCGAACCCGTGCGTGTGGTGTGGGCGGGGCGAGACGGTTTCGGCTACGAGACACGCCCGGGGCATCCGCTCTACGGCGAAGAGTCGTTCGTGCTGGATGCGGACGGGGTCTTCACCGCGCGGTCGCTCTCCTGCCCCTCGAACCTGTTCTGGCGCCTCGCGGCACCGGCTCTCCGTGTGCTGCAGCTCTCGGTGTCGCGCGCCTACATCCGCATCGTCCAGTCCGAGATCGCGACCGCTTCGCGCTGA
- a CDS encoding DUF1990 family protein, translating to MRRGTFRDDTVDYAAVGATHAPDLMQYPPERSIPAEDSWRIGSGVERFQSAGESLLSWTAQRAAGLGVEDVRPAPGPAYAGVSFDAEGNPIAPSKRDVEPRYDAEGMPFVGPGMTLHLRGRVGGMRADAELRVISVTEETRRIGFVLGTVGGSVVSGEESFDLDWREDNDEVWFTVRAFDSPNSLLYRTVPALVKRRRRELFARYLRAISPLYATPL from the coding sequence ATGCGGCGCGGGACTTTCCGAGACGACACGGTGGACTATGCGGCCGTGGGTGCGACCCACGCGCCCGATCTGATGCAGTACCCGCCGGAGCGCAGTATCCCGGCGGAGGACTCCTGGCGGATCGGCAGTGGGGTCGAGCGTTTCCAGAGCGCCGGCGAATCGCTGCTCTCGTGGACCGCGCAACGTGCAGCAGGGCTCGGCGTCGAAGATGTGCGTCCCGCTCCCGGTCCCGCCTACGCAGGAGTGAGCTTCGATGCGGAGGGCAACCCGATCGCGCCGAGCAAGCGCGATGTCGAACCGCGCTACGACGCCGAGGGCATGCCGTTCGTGGGTCCGGGTATGACGCTGCACCTGCGCGGACGCGTCGGCGGTATGCGGGCGGACGCAGAGCTCCGGGTCATCTCGGTGACCGAGGAGACCCGCCGGATCGGGTTCGTGCTGGGCACGGTCGGCGGCTCTGTCGTCAGCGGCGAGGAGTCCTTCGACCTCGACTGGCGAGAGGACAATGACGAGGTCTGGTTCACCGTGCGCGCGTTCGACTCTCCGAACTCGTTGCTCTACCGCACCGTCCCGGCGCTCGTGAAGCGGCGCCGACGGGAACTCTTCGCTCGCTACCTCCGGGCGATCTCTCCGCTCTACGCGACCCCCCTCTGA